The nucleotide sequence CTCCGGCGGCCAGGGGCTGCTTATCTCCTCGCCGGGCTACACCGTGTCCAACGCCGGAACCATCACCGGGACCACGGCGGCCAAGTACGGTCTTGACGGCACGGCCGACGTGGCCGTGCTGTTTCTGGGACGCGAGGCGGCGCCCGGCTCCCTGGCCGAACCCTACGGCCGCACCAACACGCTCTATAATGCCGGCAATATCGATTCGCCGGGCACGGCGGTCATGGCCCTGGCCGGCGACACGGTCGTCGTCAACTCCGGCACGATCACCGGCGGCCAGGCGGCTGTGGTCACCGGCGACGGAGCCGACCGGCTGGAACTGCGCGGGGGGACGGTGTCCGGCCGGGTGGACCTCGGCGGCGGCCAGGACAGTTTGGTCGCCACTGGCCCGTCCAGCCTGGCCTTTGCCCTGGCTCCCCAGGGGACCTCGGCCCCGCCGGTGCAAAATGTCGAGTCCGTGAGCCTTGGGCCGCAGACCTCCCTGGCCCTGACCTTTGACCCGTCAGGCTATGTGGCCACCGGCCAGCGCTACGCCATTGTTTCGGGCGGTTTGGTCAACTTGGCCGACAGCGGCCTGACGGTAACGAGCAACCTGCCCATGGTGCGTTTCACCGCTGCCACGGACGCTGCCGGTCTTTCGGTCACGGGTTGGCGCGACCCGGGCTGGTATGCGCGAAGCCTCACCAGCCCGTCCCTGGGCGCGGCCCTGGACGCCGCCGCCGCCACGGTCCGGCCGGGTATGGAAGGGCTTATCGGGTTTCTCGACCACAGCCCGGACGCGGCCGGGGCAGGCTCGCGGCTGTTGCCCGGCCCCCAGACCCGGTCCATGGCCTTGGCCGTGGACGGCGCGTCGGCCTTTACCGCCGCCTTTGCTGAACGCCTGGCCGGGTTGCGGGGGGGCAGCGGCGCGGCAGGTCTGGCCGCGCCCGGATTTTACGGCCATGGCGCGGGCTTGGGCGATCTGGAGGCCCTGGGCCGGCTGGCCGTGTCCGGGCAGCCGGCCGCCCTGGCCGAGCCCTGGCGCGCCGCTGTGCCCGGGGCCGCCCCGGCAGACGACGGCCTGGGGTTGGACGACACAACGGCCGAGGGGCCGCTGGAAGCGTTTGCTACGCTCTACGGCGGCCAAGGGCAGGGCGTTTCCAGCGGCGACGCCCCGGGCTATGCCAGCAATTTGGCCGGGGCCATGGGCGGGCTGGGGATTCGGGCGCTGCCCGGGCTGCGTCTGGGGCTTGTGGGCGGCTACGCCTGGACCGGGGCCGACTATTTCACCGGCCGGGGCCGCGGCGACGATCAGGTCTGGCGGGCCGGGGCCTATGCCGCCGTGGACGCCGGCCCCTGGACTTTGGATGCCCTGGCCGCCTACGGCTGGCACACGGCGCGCAACAGCCGGCCGGTCTGGGACAGTGTGGCCGAGAGCACGGGGACCATGGGCGAATGGCTGGGATTTGTCCGGGCGGCGCGGCGCTTCGATTTTGGCAACGGCTTTGCCGCCGAACCTTTTGCCGTCGGCCAGCTCGTGTCCCTGCACCGGGATGCGGTCACGGAGAGCGGGGCCGGCGCGGCCAACCTGCTGGTGGCCGCCGACACCAGCCTGTCGCTGACCTCGGTAGCCGGGCTGCGTCTGGAGAAGACGTTTGCATTCGGGGCCTGGCGGCTGACGCCGGAGGTTTTCGGTGGCTGGAAGCACGAATACGGCGATCCGGCCCCATCGGTGACGGCGGCCCTGGCCGGCGCGCCGGACGCGCCCTTTGCCGCCTCGGGCGGGACCGTGGACCGGGATCAGGCCCGGTTCGGGGCCGGGCTCAGGCTTTGGGGCGCGGGCGGCGCGGCCGTGGCGGCCCGGTTCGACGGCACGGCCGGCGGCACGCGCTCAAGCTACGGCCTGTCCCTGGGGCTGCGGCTGGGCTTTTGATCCGCCGGGCCTGGCGCGTCTTGGAAGATACGGAATCGCGGCTGTTGCCCGCGAAAAGCCCGTGGGCTTTTCGTGCGCGACCTTAGCGCACCACCACCACCGTGCATGGGGCAATCTGGACCAGGCGCATGGACACGCTGCCCAGGAGCAGGTTTTCCACGTCGTCCTTGCCCCGGGAGCCGAGGTAGATGGCGTCGGCTCCTTCCTCGCGGGCGATGCGGGCCACGGTCTCGGCCGGCCGGCCCGGCGCCCAGCGGGTGCGGATGGTCACCCCGCGCAGCCGGGCGATTTCCTCGGCCTCGGCCAGGATGGCCTTGGGTTCGCGCAGGTGGGCGGCAAAGGCGGTTTCGCAGTCCGTGGCGTCGCAGTCGAAAAACGACAGCGCTTCCACCACGCACACGGCCAGGATGTCCATGGGCACACAGCCGACCCGGTCCAGGGCCCGATCCAGGGCGCGAAACGACGGCTGGGAGCCGTCCAGGCACACGATGCTCGTCTTCATGGCTTCCCCTCCCGGGCGCGGCCCTTGGCCGGGGCCAGCTTAACCCATGCTCCGACGCGAACCAAACCTATGCGAGGCATATCCCGCCGCCGTGGCGTTGTCGTGTGAAAACACTGCTGCCGGCGTGTTTTCATGCCGTCTTACTCCATGTGGAGCACCACGGCAAAAGCGGTGAAAAGGGCCCAGACTTTTTGCCCTTCGTGCAGTTCCAGATCCCGGGCGCTTTGGGTGGTGACCACGGCGCACAGGCGCGTGCCGTCGGACAGGGCCACGATGGCTTCGCTGGTCAGCTCGCCCAGGCGCAAAAGCTCCACCTCGCCCTGGAACCGGTTGCCGGCCGTGGATCGGGGCATGTCCGTGCAGGCCTCCAGCACCACCCACGGGGCCTTGATCTCGGCCGTGACGAAGCTGCCTTCGGTGATGCCGAGGTTTTTAAGGCTTTCGTTGGTGATGATGGAATTGACGGCATGGCCGCCCAGGCTCTCGACGGTGACGATGGACTGGATGTCGCCGCGCTGGATGTGGGCCACCCGGCCGAAGAAGGCGTTTCGGGCGCTGGTGCGCCGGGTTTCCCGGGTGAGCACCTGCCGTTCGACCTTGCGCCGCTGGTCCTCGGGCAGATGGAGAAAGGCGGCCGTGAGGTCGGCCGTGGAATGCCCCAGGATGCGTTGGACCACGGGCAGTGGCACGTCGTCGCGCAAGAGCTCCACGGCCCGCGACCGGCGGATGGTGCTCGGATTGACGAGCTCCTTGGTGAAGCCGCATTCCTCGGCCCGCTCGTAGAACTTGCGGCGCACATGGCCCTGGTCCAGGCGAAACAGCGTGCCGCGCAGGCCGGCGTAGGCCGGGTTGTCAAAAACGGCGGCCAGGGCCTCGCCTAGTTCGGCCGGAATCTGGACCTCGCGGCCCGGGCCGTCCTCGCCGCCGCCCAGCATCACCGACAGGCTCTCCAGGTTGACGTCGGTGCGGTCGTTTATGGCCAGCACCTCGCCCAGGCGCGCCCCGGTGTGGCGCAGCATGAGAAAAATCAGGCGCACCCGGTTGCGCGACACGGCCACGTCGGGCCGTCCGGCCCGGGCGGTCCAGGCCGAGAAGGCTTCCGACAGTCGCGTCAGCTCCAGGGTGTCTAAAAATTTGACGTCGTCAGGCACCGAAAAGATGCGGGCCGCCCGGAACCGCTTGCCGCCGGTCTCGGCGTTTTTAGGCTCGTTCATCAAACCTCCCCGCGAATGCACGCAAACTTTAAAAATCCACGGGCAGGCCCGCAAAGTCAAGGCTTAGCGCGAGGCCACCACCTCGATCTCCACCAGCACGTCCCGGGGCAGCCGGGCCACTTCCACGCAGGAACGGGCCGGGTAGGGTTTTTGGAAATAGCTGGCGTAGACGTCGTTTATGGCGGCGAAGTCGTTCATGTTCTTGATGAAGACCGTGGCCTTGACCACGTTGTCCAGAGTCAGCCCGGCGGCTTCGAGGATGGCGCGCACGTTTTTGATGGTCTGGTGGGCCTGCTCGACGACGTTGTCCGAGGCCACGGTTCCGGTGGCCGGGTCGATGGGGGTCTGGCCGGACACAAAAAGGAGATCCCCGGCCCACACGCCCAGGGAATAGGGGCCGATGGGCGGCGAGGAGCCTTCGGCGACGACGATCTGTTTGGCCATGACGGCCTCCTTTGCGTTGCTGTTGCGGCGGTGGCTGGCAGGCGGCTGCCGCCGGGGGGCAGTGTGCGACGCCGACGGCGCGGCGTCAACCGCAAGTGGCCGCAAGTGGCCGAAGTGCCGTCAAATGGCGGCAAGTGGCGCGAGGGGCGCAAGCGGCGGCTGTACGTGGCGCATTGAGATCGGAGAGCCGGCCAGGACGCCGACGACGCGGCGTCTGCCGCAACTGGCGACGCCGGCGAGGGCGAAGGGGTCGCCAGTGGTCTCGCTGGGGCGTAAAAGGGCCGCACTGGCGTGCAAAGGAGTGCGAGAGGTCGCGCTGGGGCGCAACGGCTTACAGGCGCTTGTGTAGTTGCTTTGAAAAATTGTAGCGAACTCGCCATTGTTTTGCGATGCAACATTTCGCAACTGTCAGGAAAGGCGCGATGTTGCTTTGCCATCACGTCTTGACGTGAGCCAGGGAATGCCCAATATTCACTATTGATGTAGTGTGGTTTTGGGCGTTTCGTCTGCCGCGAAGCGTCTTGGCAAAGCAACAGGAAAAGGAGTCGGCATGGTTGCATGGTGGAAACAGGCGTTCTTCGTTGTGCTCGGCGTCGCGGCTTTGGCCGTCTTCTCCCAAGCCGGCAGCGCCGTGGCAGGCGACTACTCGTTTAAGGTCCACAACAAGTCCGATGTCGGCATCACCAAGGTGCTCGTGCGCGAAGCCGGCGGCAGCTGGGGATCGTTTGACATCGGCACGATGATCGAGCCCGGGCGCACCGCCAAGCTGGTCTGGGCCAAGCACACCAACAACCAGGATTGCGAACAGTGGATCAAGGTGGTGTACGCCGACGGTTCCGAGGCCAAGGCCACCAAGTTTGATTTCTGCGAGGACAACCTGGAAATCGAGTTCGAATAGCTGCCCGGCCGTGAGGCCTTGGCCCGCCAAGGGCGGTTCGGCTTGGGCCGGGCCGCCTTTTTTGTTGCCGCGCGCAGCCCTGGGAGCCTGCCAAGCAAAAGGGGGGAGCCCGAAGACTCCCCCCTTGCGCGCCGATGGCTTATCGTCCGCTAGAACTTGTAGGTCAGGCCGAAGGCCACTTTCCAGGCGTTGTTGCCGAGGCTGTCGGCCTGGCTCACCATGCGGTGGCCCCAGACGCTTTCCTGGAACTGGCCGTGGGCCCAGCCGGTTTCCAGGACCGCGGCGAGGTTTTCATAGATCATGTACTTCGTGTCGAAGTTCAGGCCCATGAGGTACTCGTTGGTGGTCAGGTCGTGGCCCATGGAGAAGTAGCTGTTGCTGAGGTAGGTCCGGGCGTAACGGATGGCCCGGGCCGAGTTGTTGCCGCGCAGGTAGACGAAGGTCAGGCGGTGGGTCAGGTTCTCGATGAAGGTCATCTTGTTGAGCGACGCGCCGATGCCGTAGTTGCCCACGGGCGACACGTACATGTTGGAACCCTTGCCCAGCTCCTGGCTGTTGTCGAACAGGAAGCTGTTGCCCGGACCCCAGTAGGACCGCATGTAGGGCATGCGCTCGGAACCGTTGCTCGTGGACTTGTCTTCGCCCGTGGACCAGAAGGCGAACACCTGGGGCGTGACCATGTCGAAGCCGGTGTATTCCGCGCCGGCGTCGACCATCCAGCCTTCGCGCTTGGCGGCCTTGGTGTCGCCGGCGGCGCCGGCCCCGTAGATCACGTCGGCGTAGAACTTGACCGGATCCAGGGCGGTCACTTCAAACGCGCCGCCGACCCAGTAGTAGGGGTTCTGGTCGTTCTTCCAACGGCCCAGGCCCGTGGCGCTGGTCCGGTTGGCGGCGCTGGCGGCCGACATCAGGGTGTTGTTGAAGTTGTTGCCCCACTCGGCCACGTCGGTGGTGTCCTTGTAGGCGTAGTCGGTGTTGCGGCCGGCCACCGAAACCATGCCCCAAGGCGTGGCCTTGAAGCCTTCGATGGTGACGGGCAGGGCCAGGAAGTAGGCGTCGAGCTCGTCGGCCACCTGGGTGGTGGTGGTGTCGTAGGTGCGGTTGGTGTCGATGAGGCGGCCAAAACCGGTCAGCACCGACAGGGTGTTTTCAATAAGCGGCGCCTTGATGGTCAGGGCGGCCATTTTGTCGGACCACACCGGGCTCATGTAGAACATGCTGGACTGCGGCAGGTTCACGTCCTGGAGACCGGCGGTGATTTCGATGTCGGTGCCCGGGTACTTGAACTGCAGGTAGGCCAGATCGACCTGAACGGCGGTTTCGGGGTTGGCGGCGGTAAAGGTGCCGTGGCCCCAGGTGTCTTCCACCTTGATGCCCAGACGGAACTTCACGCCTTCGTTGGCGATGAAGTCCGAGCGCAGGCGGAAGCGCTCCCAGATTTCGAAGTTGTCCTCGGTCTTGGTGCCGGTCTTGTTCCAGCCGGTGAAGTTGCGGCCCTCGAAGAAGTTGCCGTAGACGCGGGCGTCGCCGGTCATCTTCACTTCCGTGGCGGCATGGGCCAGGGTCGTCGCGCCCATGAGCAGGGCGGCGGCCAGGGCTAGGCTTTTCATCGTCTTCATGATTTCCTTCCTCCAATCAAACAAAGGGGTTCGAGCAAACAGCCATCGTCGCGCCCCAGGCTTCCGGTGGCGTGCCGGAAGTTCACGTGAAAACGGCTACGCCGAGGCTGGTCAGAAAACAAGTTACAAATTATAAATTATTGTTCATGGAAACTACCTGGTCCGACCGGCGTCAGTCCCTCCAGGCCGCGTCCGAAGCACGCGCGCGGGAGAGAGGAACAGGCAGGTTCGTTGCGTGTCGCCAGCGAAGGGAAACATGCGCTTTTTGGGGGCGCTGGACAAGGGCGTTTGGAGAGAGCCCCCGGAGGGGGGCGAAGCGACCAGGAAAGGCAACGCCGCTTAAGGCGTCTCGGCGGCCAGCCACAGGGCCGCGCCCAAAGCGCCGGTCATGTCCGGGGCTTCGGGCACGAGCACATCAAAGCCCACGGCCTCGGCCACCAGCCGCACGAGGCAGGGATTTTGGGCCACGCCGCCGACAAAGACCACGGGCGGGGTCAGCCCCACCCGGCCGAGCATGGCCAGGGTGCGGCCGGCCACGGCCTTGTGCAGCCCAAGGGCGATGTTGGCCTGGGACACGCCCCGGGCCATGAGGGTGGTGGCCTCGGTCTCGGCAAAGACCGTGCACATGGAACTGATCAGCGGCGGATCGTCGCCGGTAAGGGCCAGGGCGGCAAAGGCGGCAACCGACAGGCCAAAGGCCGTGGCCACGTACTCCAGGAACTTGCCCGTGCCGGCGGCGCAGCGGTCGTTCATTTCGAAGCGGCCGACCCGGCCGCCGGGCAGAAGCGCGATGGCCTTGGTGTCCTGGCCGCCGATGTCGAGCAGGGTCGCGGCCTGGGGAAAAAGGCTTGCGCCCCCCAGCGCGTGGGCCTTGATCTCGGTGACGGCGCGGGCCGTTGGGTACAGCTCCCGGGCCAGCTCCCGGCCGTAGCCGGTGACGGCCAGACGCTTGGGCACACCGTCCGCAAAGAGTTGCCGCAGCTGGCCGGCAGGGTCGAAGGTGGTGGGCAGGCGGCGGGAGAGGATGGTTTCCCCCTCCCGCCGCACCACCAGTTTGATGGCCCGCGAGCCGACGTCCAGGCCCGCGACCTCGCTCACGCCAGGGTCTCCACGAAAGCCTCGACCCGGGTCTTGAGCTGGCCGGCGTCTTCCATGCCGTAGTCCGTCTCGATGGCCAGATAGGGGATGCCGGCGGCCGTCATGGCCTTGCCCACCTTCATGGCCTCGTGGGCGTAGGGCTGGCAGAAGAGCAGGCCGTAGTGGACGACGCCGTCGGCGTTTAGGCGCTTGGCCAGGGCGGCGATGTTGTCCAGGCGCTCGTCGTTGGGGGTAAAACAGGCGCAGTCTATTTGCATGTAGCGCGCGGCCAGGGCGTCGAGCATGCCGTCCAGGTCGGCCGGGGTCTCGTCGGTGAGGTCGCGGGTGTTGCGCTCGCCGATGCAGGACTCCTCGCCCACGATGACCGCGCCCGAGCTTTCGATGAGATAGGGCAGCTTCCAGTTGGGCACGGCCATTGGACAGCCGGCCAGCAGCAGGCGCGGCGTCTTTTTGGGGGCCACGCCCTGGCCGGCGGCGACCCGGGCCTCGATCTCGTCGCACAGTTCGTTGATCTTGGCCGTGAACCGCACCGGATCGTCGTAGAAGCTTATCTGGTTGATCAGCAGGGCGTCGCGGCCGGAAATGGGGGCCGGATCGGCGGCGCGCAGGGCGGAGAGGCGCTGCAAGGCCCGGCGCTTGGCGTTGACGACCTTGGTGGCCTCGGCCAGGGCGGCGGCGGTGATGGCGTTGCCGGTGAGCGTCTCCAGCGCCTCCTTGTAGCGCACGAGTTCCGAGCGAAATAGCGTCATATCGCACGGGGCCTTGCACTGGGGCACTTCCATGATGTGCATGTTGGCGAGCTGGGAAAACGCCTCGTAGGCCTTTTTCTTGCCGTCGCAGGTGGTCTCGCCCACGATGAGGTCGCAGGATTCGGTGTAGGGGCACAGCCGGGCCAGCTTGAAGCCGACAAAGGATTTGATGAGGTCGCAGGTGCCGCGCGGCACGAGCGTTTCGGCCAGCTCCGTGCCGGCCTTGGCCCCGGCGCACAGCCCGACCTGGACCGCGCCGGCGGCCAGGGTCAGCTCCTCGGGCACGAACACGCAAAACGTGCCGACAACTTTCTTGCCGGCGGCCTTGGCGTCCTGGATTTCCTTGATGCGCAGCCCATGGACTTCGGACAGGACGAAATCGAGGTATTCAGCGCCCTTGAGGCGTCCTTCCTGGGACAGGTAGATGTCGCCATAGAATTTGCCCAAAACCGCCAGCAATCCGTCGTGGGCCTCGATGTCGAGGTCGAGTTTTTCCCACATGGCCTTGTGGGCCGCGTCGCTCATGGCATCCTCCGGGATAAGGGGTTGAAGCGTATGCCATACTCAAGGAAAAGCGGGCGGTGAAATTGTTTCTTTTAATAAGTTTGCGAGGATGCGATTGGAACAAACTATCCGTG is from Solidesulfovibrio magneticus RS-1 and encodes:
- a CDS encoding autotransporter outer membrane beta-barrel domain-containing protein, which produces MTTPRTVLRPVTVLVLLLCLAALGRPARADDSAAAYDAAVREAKAHAADPGPWSVSNLKVIAGPGSGDGNAYVDGKVVAATFTKSSYYTSAYPGLSMTVYGQPASSASWVTVGGELKSYLTSQGVTFADVKLETSRVLGMSQTNSNDAVVELLVSPDVNTIQRPTKDPSVAGQPTSLGSAAAFVRPAGMSDAAYGNFVAYYHSWEAAAYGSSNFPWTQLGYTYRWGLGPTLADIRGLSEFIVPGGSRWTVYAVYSLGSYLYTSGSGSGDFRVTGALDTLWAGRQFQPRGDSVVIEAGATVSGGQGLLISSPGYTVSNAGTITGTTAAKYGLDGTADVAVLFLGREAAPGSLAEPYGRTNTLYNAGNIDSPGTAVMALAGDTVVVNSGTITGGQAAVVTGDGADRLELRGGTVSGRVDLGGGQDSLVATGPSSLAFALAPQGTSAPPVQNVESVSLGPQTSLALTFDPSGYVATGQRYAIVSGGLVNLADSGLTVTSNLPMVRFTAATDAAGLSVTGWRDPGWYARSLTSPSLGAALDAAAATVRPGMEGLIGFLDHSPDAAGAGSRLLPGPQTRSMALAVDGASAFTAAFAERLAGLRGGSGAAGLAAPGFYGHGAGLGDLEALGRLAVSGQPAALAEPWRAAVPGAAPADDGLGLDDTTAEGPLEAFATLYGGQGQGVSSGDAPGYASNLAGAMGGLGIRALPGLRLGLVGGYAWTGADYFTGRGRGDDQVWRAGAYAAVDAGPWTLDALAAYGWHTARNSRPVWDSVAESTGTMGEWLGFVRAARRFDFGNGFAAEPFAVGQLVSLHRDAVTESGAGAANLLVAADTSLSLTSVAGLRLEKTFAFGAWRLTPEVFGGWKHEYGDPAPSVTAALAGAPDAPFAASGGTVDRDQARFGAGLRLWGAGGAAVAARFDGTAGGTRSSYGLSLGLRLGF
- a CDS encoding universal stress protein, with the translated sequence MKTSIVCLDGSQPSFRALDRALDRVGCVPMDILAVCVVEALSFFDCDATDCETAFAAHLREPKAILAEAEEIARLRGVTIRTRWAPGRPAETVARIAREEGADAIYLGSRGKDDVENLLLGSVSMRLVQIAPCTVVVVR
- a CDS encoding TOBE domain-containing protein; its protein translation is MNEPKNAETGGKRFRAARIFSVPDDVKFLDTLELTRLSEAFSAWTARAGRPDVAVSRNRVRLIFLMLRHTGARLGEVLAINDRTDVNLESLSVMLGGGEDGPGREVQIPAELGEALAAVFDNPAYAGLRGTLFRLDQGHVRRKFYERAEECGFTKELVNPSTIRRSRAVELLRDDVPLPVVQRILGHSTADLTAAFLHLPEDQRRKVERQVLTRETRRTSARNAFFGRVAHIQRGDIQSIVTVESLGGHAVNSIITNESLKNLGITEGSFVTAEIKAPWVVLEACTDMPRSTAGNRFQGEVELLRLGELTSEAIVALSDGTRLCAVVTTQSARDLELHEGQKVWALFTAFAVVLHME
- a CDS encoding RidA family protein, which encodes MAKQIVVAEGSSPPIGPYSLGVWAGDLLFVSGQTPIDPATGTVASDNVVEQAHQTIKNVRAILEAAGLTLDNVVKATVFIKNMNDFAAINDVYASYFQKPYPARSCVEVARLPRDVLVEIEVVASR
- a CDS encoding outer membrane homotrimeric porin, encoding MKTMKSLALAAALLMGATTLAHAATEVKMTGDARVYGNFFEGRNFTGWNKTGTKTEDNFEIWERFRLRSDFIANEGVKFRLGIKVEDTWGHGTFTAANPETAVQVDLAYLQFKYPGTDIEITAGLQDVNLPQSSMFYMSPVWSDKMAALTIKAPLIENTLSVLTGFGRLIDTNRTYDTTTTQVADELDAYFLALPVTIEGFKATPWGMVSVAGRNTDYAYKDTTDVAEWGNNFNNTLMSAASAANRTSATGLGRWKNDQNPYYWVGGAFEVTALDPVKFYADVIYGAGAAGDTKAAKREGWMVDAGAEYTGFDMVTPQVFAFWSTGEDKSTSNGSERMPYMRSYWGPGNSFLFDNSQELGKGSNMYVSPVGNYGIGASLNKMTFIENLTHRLTFVYLRGNNSARAIRYARTYLSNSYFSMGHDLTTNEYLMGLNFDTKYMIYENLAAVLETGWAHGQFQESVWGHRMVSQADSLGNNAWKVAFGLTYKF
- a CDS encoding acyl-CoA dehydratase activase → MSEVAGLDVGSRAIKLVVRREGETILSRRLPTTFDPAGQLRQLFADGVPKRLAVTGYGRELARELYPTARAVTEIKAHALGGASLFPQAATLLDIGGQDTKAIALLPGGRVGRFEMNDRCAAGTGKFLEYVATAFGLSVAAFAALALTGDDPPLISSMCTVFAETEATTLMARGVSQANIALGLHKAVAGRTLAMLGRVGLTPPVVFVGGVAQNPCLVRLVAEAVGFDVLVPEAPDMTGALGAALWLAAETP
- a CDS encoding double-cubane-cluster-containing anaerobic reductase; translation: MSDAAHKAMWEKLDLDIEAHDGLLAVLGKFYGDIYLSQEGRLKGAEYLDFVLSEVHGLRIKEIQDAKAAGKKVVGTFCVFVPEELTLAAGAVQVGLCAGAKAGTELAETLVPRGTCDLIKSFVGFKLARLCPYTESCDLIVGETTCDGKKKAYEAFSQLANMHIMEVPQCKAPCDMTLFRSELVRYKEALETLTGNAITAAALAEATKVVNAKRRALQRLSALRAADPAPISGRDALLINQISFYDDPVRFTAKINELCDEIEARVAAGQGVAPKKTPRLLLAGCPMAVPNWKLPYLIESSGAVIVGEESCIGERNTRDLTDETPADLDGMLDALAARYMQIDCACFTPNDERLDNIAALAKRLNADGVVHYGLLFCQPYAHEAMKVGKAMTAAGIPYLAIETDYGMEDAGQLKTRVEAFVETLA